From Syntrophorhabdaceae bacterium:
GGGGATATTCCAGGCAAGTGTCGACGGGAGGTTTATCAGCGCCAATCCGTCACTTGCCCGCATCCACGGATATGACTCCCCTGAAGAACTCATCGAGTCCATATCGAATATCGCCCGGCAGCTTTATGTGAACCCCGCGGACGGCTTCGAGCTGATAGGTCAACTCAGCAGGCATGGAGCGGTAAAGAACTATGAAGTTCAGATGTACCGGAAGGACAGAAACCTCCAGTGGATACTGATAAACGTCCGGGAAGTCCGCGACGACAGGGGGGCTCTTCTTTACTATGAAGGGACGATGCAGGATATTACCCTGCGGAAAAAGACCGAAGCAGCCCTCATCGAGAGCGAGGAGCGGTACAGGACCGCCATAGAGCACTCCAATGACGGCGTGGCCATCATCCATGAAAACAAGCATAAGTATGTGAACAGACGATTCGTTGAGATGTTCGAATACGATACCCCTGATGATATCATCGGAAAACCGGTTACCTTCGTCGCCCATCCCGATGACAAGGAAAAACTTATCGGTATTAACAACAGGCGGCATGAAAATGAACCGGTCCCGTCAAGATACGAGTTCAAGGGTATCACAAAGACCGGGAAGTCCATCTTTGTTGAGGTGTCAGCCGCCAGTATTCCTTCCCGCGGCATATTCGTTTATCTCGTTTATCTCAGGGACATTACCGAGCGCAAAAAAGCTGAAGAAACCTTGCGGAATGAACGCAACAGATTCCGGACCCTGTCTGACAATGCTCCCTTCGGGATCACGATGATCGATGCACAGGGGGTCTTCACTTACATAAATCCAAAATTCAAAGAGCTTTTCGGATACGATCTCAATGATGTGCCGAACGGAAGGGAATGGTTTAAAAGGGCCTTCCCTGATCCTGTTTACAGGAAGAAGGTTGTCGCAACCTGGGTCAACGACATTAAATATGCCGGGTCCGGGCATAAACCCGTGTCCAGGACCTTTGATGTGACCTGTAAAGATCGGACAGTGAAAACCATCAATTTTATTCCCGTACAGCTTGCGACCGGTGAACATATCACGACCTTCGAGGATATCACCGAACGGATCCAGGCGCACGAGGCGCTGATCCGGTCACGCAATGAACTTGAAAGACTGAACATGGCAAAGACCAAGGCAGTGGATCATATCTCACATGAACTAAAAACCCCCCTTTCGGTCATACAGGGCAACATAAGGCTTTTAAAACGCAAACTTGACAATACCCAATCGTACCCGGTTATAAAAGGTCTCCTGGAGTCCCTCGAGAGGAACCTGGAACGGCTTTTCAATATTTCAGAAGAGACGGACAGGATCTTCATCGTCTCTCAGGAACTTGAGGCAGGGGCGACCCTCGATGAGTTGGAGCGTCTCTGGCAAAGGATAGAAGGTTTGTCCGACATCCCTCAGAACATCCGCACCCACTGGAACGTTGTTAAAGAATGGATGAACCAGTACACGGCCGGAAGCACCTTCTCTTTCCAATTAATCGACCTCTATTCATTCATCCTCTCCATCGTTGAGAAGGCGAAACATTCGGCAGCACACAGGGCCATACACTTTGAAGTTGAGGGACAAAACGACCTCTTCATCTTTATGGATCCTGTCATCATAAAAGATATCGGGGAAGGTCTCATCAAGAACGCTATCGAAAACACCCCTGACGGAGGGAAAATAAGGATCACCGCAGAGCAACAGGGTGACAGGGCGCTCCTGCGCGTTACCGATACCGGTGTGGGAATAACCGCCGACAATCAGCAGTATCTCTTTGACGGGCTTTTCCACACAAAAGACACTGAGATGTATTCTTCAAAAAGACCCTATGATTTTGGCGCAGGCGGAAAGGGGCTTGAACTTCTCCAGATGAAGTTCTACGCAAAACGATTCGGTTTCGATATCTCGCTCGCAAGTACACGGTGCAGGTTCATCCCCACTGACCAGGACCTCTGCCCCGGCGACATATCCCGGTGTCCTCACTGTGCAACCGATGAGGACTGTTTTCAATCAGGGACAACGTTCACGGTATCATTCCCGGTGGGACAAAAAACCCGTGAATCGCAAAAGAGCGGTGAATAGTATATCGTATATAGTATATAGTAAACTGCAAATCTGATACTGGATGCCGGTCGCTCGATACTGGATACAGTATACTCATACAGGGGGATGGAGTGAAGCATACATATAACATACAAGGCGTAAATCGTGAGTGGATTAAAGCATAGTGCAAAGGGCATGAAGTGCAGCGGGACACCCGTGAGTCCTCGCGAGGAGATTCATTCTTTATCATCATCGCGAGGAGCTTCATTCTTTATTGTCATCGCGAGGAGCGGAGCGACGTGGCGATCTATGGTAATCTATTGTATGAGATTGCCGCGCTACGCTCGCAATGACGATATAATAAAAACCCTTCGCTCTTTGCTCTCGGCTCTCTGCTGCAGTTTCCCCTTACGCCTTACGGATGTATTGCTCATGGCTGGTGACTTATCATGACTCAACTATCAGTCGAAATCATCGATATTGCTTTCCCTAACAACTACGGCGTTGCGAAAAAGGACGGCAGGGTCATCTTCGTGCCCGGCGGCGTCTTCGGCGACATCGTCCGTATAAGAATAGCGAAGGAAAGCAAAGGTTTTGCCTACGGCGCGATAGAGGCCGTTGAAGGGCCGTCGCCCTTCAGGACAGATCCGGTATGCCGGCACTTTGGTGTCTGCGGCGGCTGCACATTACAGGATCTCGCTTACGGAAAACAGCTTGAGCTGAAGGAGAACTATCTCCGGCAGGCACTGAAGAGGATAGGCGGCATCGATATCGATCGCATCGAGGTGCTGCCGATTATGCCCTCGCCGGATCAGTATCTTTACAGGAACAAGGTTGAGCTTGCCTTCGGTGAAAAGGACGGTGAAATCGTTCCCGGAATGCGGGAAAGGGTTTCTCCTTTCCGGGAATATGATGCCGCCGTTGTCCCCATCACAACATGCCCTATCTTCAGTTCCGTCATTGAAGAAATCATGCCCGTTGTCAGGGAATTCGCCGGTAGAGAGGGGCTCACGTCATACAATACCCTCACGGGTAAAGGGGTTCTGCGGCACCTCATCGTGAGGGAATCAAAAACTACCGGTGAAATGATGGTCACGCTGGAAACAACACAGAAGGCAGTCAGGAATCTCAGTGGACTTTTCGAGATATTAAAGAAACACATTCCTCAGATAACAAGCCTGTACCTGGCGATCAACAACAAACACGGGGATACGATATATTATAACCAACTGCAGCGCATTGCCGGGAAATCTTACATCACAGAGGATATCGCCGGGATGACGTTCAGGGTCTATCCCCAATCCTTCTTCCAGCCGAATACAAAGGCAGCAGAGATACTCTACAAAAAAATAGCTGAAGTCGCATATCCGGCAGGCGAAGAGCACGTTCTGGGGCTTTACTGTGGCATGGGCCCCATCGAACTTTACCTTTCCCGCTACGCGCAAACGGTTACCGGTATCGATTCGTTATCAGACAATATCATCAATGCCAGGGAGAACTGTCAGATCAATAATATAAGAAATTGTGTTTTCTATGCCGGAACAATCGAAAAGGTCCTCAGGGAGATCCCGCCGTCAAAAACAGACCTCCTCATTATCGACCCGCCTCGAAGCGGCATCAGCAAGGAAGGGATGAAACTTATTACCGATCTCAACCCTCCTCGCGCAGCCTATGTCTCCTGCAACCCCGCAACGCTGGCCCGCGATCTGAAGAACCTTCTCGGCCACGGCTTTGGCATTGCTGCCATAGTGCCCTTCGACTTCTTCCCCCACACCGCCCACCTGGAAACACTGGTATTGCTTAAGGCAGTGAATAGTAGATAGTGAATAGTAGATAGTAAAAAAACCCTTAAGTCGCGTAAGGCGTGAAGGGATTAAAGCATAATGCAAAGTGCATGGAGCAAAGCGTGACACCTGTGAGTCATCGCGAGGAGCAAAGCGACGTGGCGATCCTATTCGTGAGATTGCCACGCCCTGCGGGCTCGCAATGACAATATAATAAAAACCCTTGGCTCTTTGCTCTCGGCTCTCTGCTGCAGTTCCCCCTTACGCCTAACGCCTTACGGCTGACGAGATTCTTTTCACCTTTTGCCTTTCATTGCCTTTCTTGTACTTTTTCCAGTCTTCTGATAGAATTTTATAAAATAACCATAGCGGGGGTTGGTTATGAAGATCGGTGATATCAAAGCCATGTTCAACCCTAAGACCGTAGCGGTCATAGGGGCAAGCGATGAAGAAGGCTCTGTCGGAAGGGCATTGATGGAGAACCTTCTTCTCTCCGATAAAAGAAAGATCTTTCCCGTCCATCCAAAGAAGGAAGTCATACTGGGGCTCGAGACGTACCACTATATTGCGGATATTCCGGAACATATCGACCTCGCAATCATATCAACCCCTGCCGCAACAGTACCGGGTATCGTTGAGGAATGCGGCAAAGCAGAGGTGGAAGGGGTTACGATCATCTCCGCAGGCTTTAAGGAGATAGGTGAAGAAGGGAAAAAACTGGAGCAAGAGATCATAGAGATACGGAAACGCTATGGCATGAGGATTATCGGGCCCAACTGCATCGGGATCATACGACCCAATATAGGTCTCAATGCATCATTCCTGGAAACCAACCCGGGGAAAGGCAATATAGCATTTATCTCCCATAGCGGGGCCCTTGGCGGCGCCATCCTGGACTGGGCGGTAAATTCCCACATAGGTTTCAGTATGTTTGCGTCGCTCGGCTCGATGATCGATGTGGACTTCGGCGACCTCATCGACTTCCTCGGTGAGGATTACCAGACAAGGAGCATCATGCTCTATATGGAAGGTGTGGGCAATGCAAAAAAATTCATGAGCGCAGCGAGGGGGTTTGCCAGGAACAAACCCATCGTTATTGTGAAACCCGGAAGGTTCACGGAAAGCGCCCGTGCAGCACACTCACATACAGGCGTCATGGCAGGTGATGACCAGGTCTATAATGCCGCATTCAAACGGTCAGGCGTCATCAGGGTGAAAGAATTCGCCGATCTTTTTCATGCAGCAGAGGTGCTCGATTCGCAATATCTTCCGAAAGGGCAGAGGCTTGCAATCGTTACGAATGCCGGCGGTTTCGGCGTTCTGGCAACCGATGCCCTCATGGATCTGGGCGGTCAGCTTGCTGTTCTCTCTGAAAAAAGCATCAGCGAGCTTGATTCCTTTCTGCCGCCCTTCTGGAGCAAGGGCAATCCGGTGGATGTGCTGGGAGATGCCGATAGGGATAGATACGTAAAGGCGGTCCGGGTATGCCTGAGCGACACAAACATAGACGGTCTGCTTGCCATCTACGCCCCCCAGGCAATACTCAGACCCGATATTCTTGCAGAGGCGATCGTCGAGGCCTCAAAACAAACTTCAAAACCGATTATAACGGCATGGATCGGCGGGGAATCCGCACAAAAAGGCAGGCACATCTTTCTCAGAAGCAATATCCCCACCTATGATAATCCGGAAGACGCCGTAAAAACATACCTCTATATGTATAAATACAGCAGGAATCTCGCCCTTCTCTACGAAACACCTTCTGAGCTTCCTTTGCAGGATGCGCCCCCGAAAAACCATCTGAAGGCCTTCATACGGAGGGTCGTCAGGGAAGGGAGGACCTTACTGACCGAAGAAGAATCGAAAGATTTCCTGATCAACTACGGTATTCCAGTCACTATGCCTTTCATGGCACACGATGCGGGCGACGCCATAAGCCTGGCCAATAAAATTCAATATCCTGTTGTCCTCAAGATCGTGTCCCCTGAGATAACACATAAAAGCGATGTGGGCGGCATCAGGGTCGGAATATATTCGGATGCCCGGCTCAGAGAGGAATATGCCGGGCTCATACGGACCGTGGAAGAAAAGGCCCCGCAGGCCTCTATCACCGGTGTCACCGTCCAGAATATGATAGAAAATATCGACTATGAGATCATCCTTGGGGAGAAAAAGGATAAAGATTTCGGTTCTGTTATCCTCTTCGGGATGGGGGGGATCGGAACCGAAATATTCAAAGACATCTCTGTCGGCCTGCCGCCCCTTAACCAGACACTTGCGCGGCGCCTCATGGAAGAAACGGAGGTCTATAAAATGCTGCATGGCTACCGGGGAAAGCCACCGGCAGATTTTAAAGAACTCGAACAGATCATGGTGAACTTTTCAAACCTCATTGTCGATTTCCCCGAGATAGCAGAGATGGACATAAACCCCGTTGCGATATCCAACGGCAGAGCCTATGCCCTCGATGCGCGAATCGTGCTGGATCCTGATTGCATTGAGCACACAGCGCAATATCCCCACCTCGTCATAACACCCTACCCTACGCGTTACGTAACAACCTGGAGGATGAAGGGCGGGGCAGAAGTCACTCTGCGTCCGATACGACCTGAGGACGAGCCCCTTGAACACGAGCTCCTTTCAACATTATCGGAGGAGACGCTGAGAGTAAGATTTTTTGCGATCATAAAAGATATTTCCCATGAGATGCTTACCAGATTCTGTAACATAGACTACGACCGTGAAATGGCTATCGTTGCGGAGATAAGGGAAGGCGATAAAAAGAAGATTATAGGGATCTGCAGGATCATAATCGAAAACGACCTGAAAACCGCCGAATATGCGGTACTGGTCCATGACGATTATCAGGGAAAGGGGCTCGGCTACAAGCTTCTTGACGTCATCATCGGGATAGCGCAGGATAAAGAGCTGGAAGAGATTTACGGCATTGTACTTTCGGAAAACGAAAAGATGCTGGGTACAGCAAAAAAACTGGGATTCACACCGTCATATCAGCCTGACGGGATAACGAAGGTAACGTTGAGATTGAGATAGCTCATAGCTGAAAAAACATGAAAAAAGGATTGGGAGAACCCGAGGCGCCTGTTGAACGGTATGAGACGATCCGTCATTTTATTGCAGCCCTCCTCGAGGAACAGACCCTCACGGCGCGTGAGATATCGGTCTATGCGAGGATCGCCGAGAAAGATGTCAATAACCACCTGGAACATATCAGGAAGACTATTCAGAAGAACAACCGGCGGTTCATTGTTGAGCCTGCCCGCTGCGGACATTGCAATTTTGTATTCAAAAAGAGGGAACGGCTTACAAAACCCGGTAAATGCCCATCCTGTCACAGCACCCTCATCCGGGCGCCGATGTTCCACATAGAGAGCGGAGAGCTGAGAGCGAAGAGCTGAGAGTTGAAAACAGCCCTTAGCACACAGCCATCAGCTAAACAAAAAGGCTTCAGACTGATAGCAAACCACACAATTACCGCACTTCTACCTATCCTGATTTTTTTGCTCTTACTCTCAGCTCTTTGCTCTCAGCTCTCAGCTCTTTGCTCTCAGCTCTTTGCTCTTTGCTCTCAGCTCCCCGCTCTTAACTCTCTGCTCTTAGCTCTCAGCTCTCAGCTAAGTTTCCACGTAATGCAT
This genomic window contains:
- a CDS encoding PAS domain S-box protein is translated as MGITGKTKEELLREISGLRECITELEKTDSERENVETVLRQTEEKYRNIYENATEGIFQASVDGRFISANPSLARIHGYDSPEELIESISNIARQLYVNPADGFELIGQLSRHGAVKNYEVQMYRKDRNLQWILINVREVRDDRGALLYYEGTMQDITLRKKTEAALIESEERYRTAIEHSNDGVAIIHENKHKYVNRRFVEMFEYDTPDDIIGKPVTFVAHPDDKEKLIGINNRRHENEPVPSRYEFKGITKTGKSIFVEVSAASIPSRGIFVYLVYLRDITERKKAEETLRNERNRFRTLSDNAPFGITMIDAQGVFTYINPKFKELFGYDLNDVPNGREWFKRAFPDPVYRKKVVATWVNDIKYAGSGHKPVSRTFDVTCKDRTVKTINFIPVQLATGEHITTFEDITERIQAHEALIRSRNELERLNMAKTKAVDHISHELKTPLSVIQGNIRLLKRKLDNTQSYPVIKGLLESLERNLERLFNISEETDRIFIVSQELEAGATLDELERLWQRIEGLSDIPQNIRTHWNVVKEWMNQYTAGSTFSFQLIDLYSFILSIVEKAKHSAAHRAIHFEVEGQNDLFIFMDPVIIKDIGEGLIKNAIENTPDGGKIRITAEQQGDRALLRVTDTGVGITADNQQYLFDGLFHTKDTEMYSSKRPYDFGAGGKGLELLQMKFYAKRFGFDISLASTRCRFIPTDQDLCPGDISRCPHCATDEDCFQSGTTFTVSFPVGQKTRESQKSGE
- a CDS encoding GNAT family N-acetyltransferase, translating into MKIGDIKAMFNPKTVAVIGASDEEGSVGRALMENLLLSDKRKIFPVHPKKEVILGLETYHYIADIPEHIDLAIISTPAATVPGIVEECGKAEVEGVTIISAGFKEIGEEGKKLEQEIIEIRKRYGMRIIGPNCIGIIRPNIGLNASFLETNPGKGNIAFISHSGALGGAILDWAVNSHIGFSMFASLGSMIDVDFGDLIDFLGEDYQTRSIMLYMEGVGNAKKFMSAARGFARNKPIVIVKPGRFTESARAAHSHTGVMAGDDQVYNAAFKRSGVIRVKEFADLFHAAEVLDSQYLPKGQRLAIVTNAGGFGVLATDALMDLGGQLAVLSEKSISELDSFLPPFWSKGNPVDVLGDADRDRYVKAVRVCLSDTNIDGLLAIYAPQAILRPDILAEAIVEASKQTSKPIITAWIGGESAQKGRHIFLRSNIPTYDNPEDAVKTYLYMYKYSRNLALLYETPSELPLQDAPPKNHLKAFIRRVVREGRTLLTEEESKDFLINYGIPVTMPFMAHDAGDAISLANKIQYPVVLKIVSPEITHKSDVGGIRVGIYSDARLREEYAGLIRTVEEKAPQASITGVTVQNMIENIDYEIILGEKKDKDFGSVILFGMGGIGTEIFKDISVGLPPLNQTLARRLMEETEVYKMLHGYRGKPPADFKELEQIMVNFSNLIVDFPEIAEMDINPVAISNGRAYALDARIVLDPDCIEHTAQYPHLVITPYPTRYVTTWRMKGGAEVTLRPIRPEDEPLEHELLSTLSEETLRVRFFAIIKDISHEMLTRFCNIDYDREMAIVAEIREGDKKKIIGICRIIIENDLKTAEYAVLVHDDYQGKGLGYKLLDVIIGIAQDKELEEIYGIVLSENEKMLGTAKKLGFTPSYQPDGITKVTLRLR
- the rlmD gene encoding 23S rRNA (uracil(1939)-C(5))-methyltransferase RlmD — encoded protein: MTQLSVEIIDIAFPNNYGVAKKDGRVIFVPGGVFGDIVRIRIAKESKGFAYGAIEAVEGPSPFRTDPVCRHFGVCGGCTLQDLAYGKQLELKENYLRQALKRIGGIDIDRIEVLPIMPSPDQYLYRNKVELAFGEKDGEIVPGMRERVSPFREYDAAVVPITTCPIFSSVIEEIMPVVREFAGREGLTSYNTLTGKGVLRHLIVRESKTTGEMMVTLETTQKAVRNLSGLFEILKKHIPQITSLYLAINNKHGDTIYYNQLQRIAGKSYITEDIAGMTFRVYPQSFFQPNTKAAEILYKKIAEVAYPAGEEHVLGLYCGMGPIELYLSRYAQTVTGIDSLSDNIINARENCQINNIRNCVFYAGTIEKVLREIPPSKTDLLIIDPPRSGISKEGMKLITDLNPPRAAYVSCNPATLARDLKNLLGHGFGIAAIVPFDFFPHTAHLETLVLLKAVNSR